In one Acidobacteriota bacterium genomic region, the following are encoded:
- a CDS encoding PLP-dependent aminotransferase family protein, which yields MATQRRSIEVMPPAVLDGNSHRFASRMSRMHVSAIRELLKVTEQPEIISFAGGLPAPEMFPVAAIAQAYADVFAADGPAALQYSTTEGWRPLREWIARRMEKGGIATTADRVLITTGSQQGIDIVGKIFLEPGDAVVVENPSYLAALQAFCGHEATFIPIESDDEGMRVDQIESALERSKPNLIYIVSEFSNPKGTTLSYQRRLKLLELCARSRVPILEDNPYGELRYTGEPTPSLAALDREGLVIHISTFSKTLSPGMRLGWLTASEEIFQTVVIAKQAADLHTSTIEQRAAARLLETFDYDQHVASLCRVYGERCEMMLSAIARYFPSETRWTRPEGGLFLWLELPERVSAEELFKEAVAERVAFVPGTSFFACEPKLNFMRLNFSNQKPEMIEEGIKRIARVLKRRLT from the coding sequence ATGGCTACTCAACGCAGATCAATCGAAGTGATGCCCCCGGCAGTTCTCGACGGGAATAGTCATCGCTTTGCGAGCCGAATGTCGCGGATGCATGTATCGGCGATTCGCGAGTTGCTCAAGGTCACCGAGCAGCCGGAGATCATCTCCTTCGCCGGAGGCCTCCCCGCACCGGAGATGTTCCCGGTGGCCGCAATCGCTCAGGCATATGCCGATGTGTTCGCCGCCGACGGGCCGGCCGCGTTGCAATACAGCACCACAGAAGGTTGGCGTCCGCTGCGGGAATGGATCGCGCGTCGAATGGAGAAGGGCGGCATCGCCACAACTGCCGATCGAGTGTTAATCACCACCGGCTCACAACAGGGCATCGACATCGTTGGAAAAATCTTTCTCGAACCCGGCGATGCGGTTGTTGTCGAGAACCCAAGCTATCTCGCTGCACTCCAGGCCTTCTGCGGACACGAAGCGACTTTTATTCCGATTGAAAGCGACGACGAAGGCATGCGCGTCGACCAAATCGAAAGCGCCCTCGAGCGTTCCAAGCCGAACCTGATCTACATCGTGTCCGAGTTCTCCAACCCGAAGGGCACCACGCTTTCATATCAACGAAGGTTGAAGTTGCTCGAGCTGTGCGCGCGCTCCCGGGTTCCGATTCTCGAAGACAATCCCTACGGCGAGCTTCGATACACGGGCGAGCCGACGCCGTCGCTGGCCGCCTTGGACCGCGAGGGGCTGGTCATCCACATCAGCACCTTCTCTAAGACTCTCAGCCCGGGAATGAGGCTTGGGTGGCTAACAGCCTCGGAGGAGATCTTTCAAACCGTCGTGATAGCCAAGCAGGCGGCCGATCTTCATACCAGCACGATCGAACAGCGGGCAGCCGCGCGGTTGCTCGAGACCTTTGATTACGACCAGCACGTCGCATCTCTATGCAGGGTCTACGGAGAACGGTGTGAAATGATGCTATCGGCCATAGCGCGATACTTCCCGTCCGAAACCAGGTGGACCAGGCCAGAGGGCGGCCTCTTTTTGTGGCTCGAATTGCCTGAACGCGTCAGCGCGGAGGAGCTTTTTAAAGAAGCGGTAGCCGAACGGGTCGCGTTTGTTCCCGGCACTTCGTTCTTCGCCTGCGAACCGAAGCTCAACTTCATGAGGCTCAACTTCTCAAATCAGAAACCAGAGATGATCGAGGAGGGTATCAAGCGCATCGCACGTGTTCTCAAACGGAGACTCACATGA
- a CDS encoding PhzF family phenazine biosynthesis protein — MNSKQFVIADVFTDERFGGNQLAVFTDGSGLEPAMMQNIAREMNYSETTFLFPPERGGDYRVRIFTPARELPFAGHPLVGSAYVIVAERMKPWSEPLTSVTLEAGVGPIHVEVRTDSGQPGRTTMTQPLPIVRGAYSDVARLAKALSLDASRIGQTGLPVETIFNGIAVMIVPVANRAAIGDIRVDTGELERISNDVGASTVLVFTHETVLPTSTVHCRVFAPAAGVSEDAATGSANGPLGFYLVRHRLVKAEATTKIVSEQGFEMKRPSLLYIDVDVDPATSDVTAVRVGGGVVIAGRGEIFVG, encoded by the coding sequence ATGAACAGCAAACAATTCGTGATCGCCGATGTGTTTACCGACGAGCGATTCGGCGGCAACCAGTTGGCAGTGTTTACAGACGGCTCGGGGCTCGAGCCGGCGATGATGCAAAACATCGCGCGTGAAATGAATTATTCAGAGACGACGTTTTTGTTTCCGCCCGAGCGCGGCGGCGATTATCGCGTGAGGATTTTCACACCGGCGCGCGAGCTTCCATTCGCCGGACATCCGCTGGTCGGCTCGGCTTATGTGATAGTCGCCGAGCGAATGAAACCGTGGAGCGAACCGCTGACTTCAGTCACCCTGGAAGCGGGCGTCGGCCCAATCCACGTTGAGGTTAGAACCGACAGTGGTCAGCCCGGTCGCACGACGATGACCCAGCCGTTGCCGATTGTTCGCGGCGCTTATTCCGATGTGGCTCGATTGGCAAAGGCACTCTCGCTTGACGCGTCACGGATCGGACAAACAGGACTGCCGGTCGAAACGATTTTCAACGGCATCGCAGTTATGATCGTGCCGGTCGCAAACCGCGCCGCCATCGGAGACATCAGAGTGGACACCGGCGAACTCGAACGCATCAGCAACGACGTCGGCGCCTCGACGGTTTTGGTCTTCACGCATGAGACGGTGCTCCCGACAAGCACAGTCCATTGCCGTGTGTTTGCGCCCGCCGCGGGTGTGAGCGAAGACGCAGCTACAGGATCAGCAAATGGACCGCTTGGTTTCTACCTTGTGCGTCACAGGCTCGTCAAAGCCGAAGCGACTACGAAGATCGTGAGCGAACAAGGCTTTGAGATGAAACGGCCCAGCTTGTTGTACATCGACGTCGATGTCGATCCGGCGACCAGCGACGTCACGGCAGTTCGC